From Streptomyces chrestomyceticus JCM 4735, one genomic window encodes:
- a CDS encoding DMT family transporter — protein MSPLVVAAVLTAAVTHASWNAIAHHIEDQLIAFTLVGGGGAVCGAVLAGFAPLPAPAAWLPLAGSTVLHIVYQVLLMQSFRMGEFGQMYPIARGTAPLAVTVLAAVFVGEVPDAWALAGVVLASAGLVGLALWGIRGSGTKPHWPAIVAALATGLAIASYTTVDGVGVRASGTSLGYIGWLMVLEGLAIPVYALVTRRRLLAAQLRPVALRGALGGVLSVFAYGLVLWAQTRADLAPIAALRESSIIVGAAIGTLFFKERFGAPRLAAAGLMVAGIALMLR, from the coding sequence ATGAGCCCGCTGGTCGTCGCGGCGGTCCTGACCGCCGCCGTCACCCACGCGAGCTGGAACGCGATCGCGCACCACATCGAGGACCAGCTCATCGCCTTCACGCTGGTCGGCGGCGGCGGTGCGGTCTGCGGCGCGGTGCTGGCCGGCTTCGCGCCGCTGCCCGCGCCCGCCGCCTGGCTCCCGCTCGCCGGCTCCACCGTGCTGCACATCGTCTACCAGGTGCTGCTGATGCAGTCCTTCCGCATGGGCGAGTTCGGGCAGATGTACCCCATCGCGCGGGGCACCGCGCCGCTCGCCGTCACGGTCCTGGCCGCCGTCTTCGTCGGGGAGGTGCCCGACGCCTGGGCGCTGGCCGGCGTGGTGCTGGCCTCGGCGGGCCTGGTCGGCCTGGCGCTGTGGGGCATCCGGGGTTCCGGCACGAAGCCGCACTGGCCGGCCATCGTCGCCGCCCTCGCCACCGGGCTGGCCATCGCCTCGTACACGACGGTGGACGGCGTCGGTGTCCGCGCCTCCGGCACCTCGCTCGGCTACATCGGCTGGCTGATGGTCCTCGAAGGTCTGGCGATCCCCGTGTACGCGCTGGTCACCCGGCGCCGGCTGCTGGCGGCCCAGTTGCGCCCGGTGGCGCTGCGCGGCGCGCTCGGGGGTGTGCTGTCCGTGTTCGCGTACGGCCTGGTCCTGTGGGCCCAGACGCGGGCCGACCTGGCGCCGATCGCCGCGCTCCGGGAGTCCTCGATCATCGTGGGGGCCGCCATCGGCACCCTGTTCTTCAAGGAACGTTTCGGCGCCCCGCGTCTCGCGGCGGCGGGGCTGATGGTCGCGGGCATCGCACTGATGCTGCGCTAG
- a CDS encoding energy-coupling factor ABC transporter ATP-binding protein, with protein sequence MDPLNDRATAPVSTAPVPPPEPSAPSLEVAGLAYAYPDGHQALYGVDLTVARGERVALLGPNGAGKTTLVLHLNGILTPGAGTVTVAGLPVTRRHLAEVRRRVGIVFQDPDDQLFMPTVREDVAFGPAAAGLRGAELAARVTEALGRVGMADFADRPPHHLSFGQRRRVAVATVLAMRPEILVLDEPSSNLDPASRRELADILRALDVTVLMVTHDLPYALELCPRAVVLSDGVITADGPTQHLLSDTELMTAHRLELPFGFDPRSVTIPTP encoded by the coding sequence ATGGACCCTTTGAACGACCGAGCGACCGCACCCGTGTCCACCGCACCCGTACCGCCCCCGGAGCCCTCCGCGCCCTCCCTGGAGGTCGCCGGGCTCGCCTACGCCTACCCCGACGGACACCAGGCCCTATACGGCGTCGACCTGACCGTCGCCCGCGGCGAGCGGGTCGCCCTGCTCGGCCCCAACGGCGCCGGCAAGACCACCCTCGTCCTGCACCTGAACGGCATCCTCACGCCCGGCGCCGGCACGGTCACGGTCGCCGGGCTGCCCGTCACCCGCCGCCACCTCGCCGAGGTCCGCCGCCGGGTCGGCATCGTCTTCCAGGACCCGGACGACCAGCTTTTCATGCCCACCGTCCGCGAGGACGTCGCCTTCGGGCCCGCCGCGGCCGGGCTGCGCGGCGCCGAACTGGCGGCGCGGGTCACCGAGGCGCTCGGCCGCGTCGGCATGGCCGACTTCGCCGACCGCCCGCCGCACCACCTCTCCTTCGGGCAGCGCCGCCGGGTCGCCGTCGCCACCGTCCTCGCGATGCGCCCCGAAATCCTCGTCCTGGACGAGCCGTCCTCCAACCTCGACCCCGCCTCCCGCCGCGAACTCGCCGACATCCTGCGGGCGTTGGACGTCACGGTGCTGATGGTCACGCACGACCTGCCGTACGCGCTCGAACTGTGCCCGCGCGCCGTCGTGCTGTCCGACGGCGTCATCACCGCCGACGGGCCCACCCAGCACCTGCTCAGCGACACGGAACTGATGACCGCGCACCGACTCGAACTGCCCTTCGGATTCGATCCGCGCTCTGTGACGATCCCCACGCCCTGA
- the cbiQ gene encoding cobalt ECF transporter T component CbiQ, with protein sequence MSAGHAHKLYRRGHSPVHALPPHCKIAAVLCFVLTVVATPRTAVWTFALYALLLAAVAAAARVPAGFLLKRLLIEVPFVAFAVLMPFVATGPRVHILGTALSEPGLWGAWNILAKGTLGVAASVLLAATTDLRGLLLGLQRLRMPPLLVQIASFMIRYGDVIADELRRMRVARLSRGFEARGVRHWGVLAKSAGALFIRSYERGERVHLAMVSRGYTGTLPVPDAAAATGAQWTRAAALPAAALAVCLLGWTL encoded by the coding sequence ATGAGCGCCGGGCACGCCCACAAGCTCTACCGGCGCGGGCACTCGCCGGTGCACGCCCTGCCGCCGCACTGCAAGATCGCGGCCGTGCTCTGCTTCGTGCTGACCGTCGTCGCCACCCCGCGCACCGCCGTCTGGACCTTCGCCCTGTACGCGCTGCTGCTCGCCGCGGTCGCGGCGGCGGCCCGGGTGCCCGCCGGGTTCCTGCTCAAGCGGCTGCTCATCGAGGTGCCGTTCGTGGCCTTCGCCGTCCTGATGCCGTTCGTCGCCACCGGGCCGCGCGTCCACATCCTGGGGACGGCGCTGAGCGAGCCCGGACTCTGGGGCGCCTGGAACATCCTCGCCAAGGGCACGCTGGGCGTCGCCGCCTCCGTCCTGCTCGCCGCCACCACCGACCTGCGCGGCCTGCTGCTCGGGCTGCAACGGCTGCGGATGCCGCCACTGCTCGTCCAGATCGCCTCCTTCATGATCCGGTACGGCGACGTGATCGCCGACGAGCTGCGGCGGATGCGCGTCGCCCGCCTCTCCCGGGGCTTCGAGGCACGCGGCGTCCGCCACTGGGGCGTCCTCGCCAAGTCCGCGGGCGCCCTGTTCATCCGCTCCTACGAACGCGGCGAACGCGTCCACCTCGCCATGGTCAGCCGCGGTTATACGGGCACCCTGCCCGTACCGGACGCCGCCGCCGCGACCGGCGCCCAGTGGACCCGTGCCGCCGCCCTGCCCGCCGCCGCCCTCGCCGTATGCCTGCTGGGATGGACCCTTTGA
- a CDS encoding dolichyl-phosphate-mannose--protein mannosyltransferase, with protein MTSDTATDADRAEEEAAGQPRRWQRRLRRFGYAGQPQADARERLVPAFPEPGTRVWTVLGLGPAAAGRLARWSGWGGPLLVALFAGLLRFWNLGSPAKVIFDETYYPKDAWSLLRYGYEGTWAKNANDALVAHPPEILLSPEHSYVVHPPLGKWMIALGEWAFGMNPFGWRFTVALLGTLSVLMICRIGRRLMRSTALGCLAGVLLAVDGLHFVMSRTALLDLIVMFWVVAAFGCLLVDRDRTRARLAAALPVGTDGLARPDETVGDRLRLGWRPWRLAAGLCLGLSAASKWNGLYYLAAFALLSVLWDMAARRTAGARHPVRAVLRRDVVPAFVSTVVVGMAAYLVTWTGWIVTKGGYYRDWATATPEGRAGGWQWLPDWLRSLWHYETEVYDFHKGLSTPHTYQSNPWSWLVQGRPVSYFYEDPKMGHDGCKAAEGCAREVLALGTPLLWWAGCFALLYVLYRWLFKRDWRAGAIACGIAAGYLPWFLYQDRTIFLFYAVVFVPFVCLALAMMIGAVLGPPGSSERRRAVGAVGAGVLVLLIIWNFIYFYPLYTGQPIPKSAWHNRMWFDTWV; from the coding sequence GTGACGAGTGACACCGCGACAGACGCAGACCGCGCCGAGGAGGAGGCCGCCGGGCAGCCCCGGCGGTGGCAGCGCAGGCTGCGCCGGTTCGGCTACGCCGGGCAGCCGCAGGCCGACGCCCGTGAGCGGCTGGTGCCGGCGTTCCCCGAGCCGGGGACGCGGGTGTGGACGGTCCTGGGCCTGGGCCCGGCCGCCGCCGGCCGGCTCGCGCGCTGGTCGGGCTGGGGCGGTCCGCTGCTGGTCGCGCTCTTCGCGGGCCTGCTGCGGTTCTGGAACCTGGGCAGTCCGGCGAAGGTGATATTCGACGAGACGTACTACCCCAAGGACGCCTGGTCGCTGCTCCGGTACGGCTACGAGGGCACCTGGGCGAAGAACGCCAACGACGCGCTGGTGGCGCACCCGCCGGAGATCCTGCTCTCGCCCGAGCACTCCTACGTCGTCCATCCGCCGCTGGGCAAGTGGATGATCGCGCTGGGCGAGTGGGCGTTCGGGATGAACCCCTTCGGCTGGCGGTTCACGGTGGCGCTGCTCGGCACCCTGTCGGTGCTGATGATCTGCCGCATCGGGCGCCGGCTGATGCGCTCCACGGCGCTGGGCTGCCTGGCGGGCGTGCTGCTGGCGGTGGACGGGCTGCACTTCGTGATGAGCCGTACCGCGCTGCTGGACCTCATCGTCATGTTCTGGGTGGTGGCGGCGTTCGGCTGCCTGCTGGTGGACCGCGACCGCACCCGGGCGCGGCTGGCGGCGGCACTGCCGGTCGGCACGGACGGGCTGGCCCGGCCGGACGAGACGGTGGGCGACCGGCTGCGGCTGGGGTGGCGGCCGTGGCGGCTGGCGGCGGGGCTGTGCCTGGGCCTGTCCGCCGCGAGCAAGTGGAACGGCCTGTACTACCTGGCGGCGTTCGCCCTGCTGTCGGTGCTGTGGGACATGGCCGCGCGGCGCACGGCCGGCGCCCGGCACCCCGTACGCGCGGTGCTGCGCCGGGACGTGGTGCCCGCGTTCGTCTCGACCGTCGTGGTGGGCATGGCCGCGTACCTGGTGACGTGGACCGGATGGATCGTCACCAAGGGCGGCTACTACCGTGACTGGGCCACCGCCACACCGGAGGGCCGGGCGGGCGGCTGGCAGTGGCTCCCGGACTGGCTGCGCAGCCTGTGGCACTACGAGACGGAGGTCTACGACTTCCACAAGGGCCTGTCCACGCCGCACACGTACCAGTCCAACCCCTGGAGCTGGCTGGTCCAGGGCCGTCCCGTCTCGTACTTCTACGAGGACCCCAAGATGGGGCACGACGGCTGCAAGGCGGCCGAGGGCTGCGCACGGGAAGTGCTCGCGCTGGGCACTCCCCTGCTGTGGTGGGCGGGCTGCTTCGCGCTCCTGTACGTGCTCTACCGCTGGCTGTTCAAGCGCGACTGGCGGGCGGGCGCCATCGCCTGCGGCATCGCGGCGGGCTACCTGCCGTGGTTCCTGTACCAGGACCGGACGATCTTCCTGTTCTACGCGGTGGTGTTCGTGCCGTTCGTGTGCCTGGCCCTGGCCATGATGATCGGCGCCGTCCTCGGCCCGCCGGGATCCAGCGAACGGCGGCGCGCGGTCGGCGCGGTGGGCGCCGGAGTCCTCGTCCTGCTCATCATCTGGAACTTCATCTACTTCTACCCGCTGTACACCGGACAGCCGATCCCCAAGAGCGCCTGGCACAACCGGATGTGGTTCGACACGTGGGTCTAG
- a CDS encoding serine hydrolase domain-containing protein: MSGKRETVVDVQGTVADGFEPVRDAFAANFARRGERGAAVAVYRHGRKIVDLWGGSRDADAPADGGAPWEADTAQVVRSATKGVAAIVPLLLHQRGLLDLDAPVGTYWPEFKAAGKDRVLVRHLLSHRAGLPVLDTPLTPEQAVDGVSGPAALAAQAPAWTPGTEHGYHAQTYSWLLAELVRRVTGRTIGTWIADEISGPLGLELWVGAPADALARTGRLADVEAPAPPAAAGLRVRPKRSVTDAYRDPASLTRRAFGAITPAPDENADAYRAAELPASNGIATARALARCYAALIGPVDGHPRLFAPATLTLARTEESAGPDRTLVVSTRFGLGHMLHGPAAPLLGPGSFGHPGRGGCLAFADPESGTAFGYVTNGMQQNVTADPRAQALVRGLRAALEG; this comes from the coding sequence ATGAGTGGGAAGCGGGAAACAGTGGTGGACGTCCAGGGCACGGTCGCGGACGGCTTCGAGCCGGTCCGGGACGCCTTTGCGGCCAACTTCGCGCGGCGCGGCGAGCGCGGCGCGGCTGTCGCCGTCTACCGGCACGGGCGCAAGATCGTCGACCTGTGGGGCGGCAGCCGGGACGCCGACGCCCCCGCGGACGGCGGCGCCCCCTGGGAGGCGGACACCGCCCAGGTCGTCCGCTCCGCCACCAAGGGCGTCGCCGCGATCGTCCCGCTCCTGCTGCACCAGCGCGGCCTGCTCGACCTGGACGCGCCCGTCGGCACGTACTGGCCCGAGTTCAAGGCCGCCGGCAAGGACCGCGTCCTGGTCCGCCACCTCCTCTCGCACCGCGCCGGGCTGCCTGTCCTGGACACCCCGCTCACCCCGGAACAGGCCGTCGACGGCGTCAGCGGCCCCGCCGCCCTCGCCGCCCAGGCCCCCGCCTGGACCCCCGGCACCGAGCACGGCTACCACGCCCAGACCTATAGCTGGCTGCTGGCCGAACTGGTACGGCGGGTCACCGGCCGCACCATCGGCACCTGGATCGCCGACGAGATATCCGGCCCCCTCGGCCTGGAACTGTGGGTCGGCGCACCCGCCGACGCGCTCGCCCGCACCGGCCGCCTGGCCGACGTCGAGGCACCGGCCCCGCCCGCCGCGGCCGGACTGCGCGTCCGCCCCAAGCGCAGCGTCACCGACGCCTACCGCGACCCCGCCTCCCTCACCCGGCGCGCCTTCGGCGCCATCACCCCGGCCCCCGACGAGAACGCCGACGCCTACCGCGCCGCCGAACTCCCCGCCTCCAACGGCATCGCCACCGCCCGCGCCCTGGCCCGCTGCTACGCGGCGCTCATCGGCCCCGTCGACGGCCACCCCCGCCTCTTCGCGCCCGCCACCCTCACCCTGGCCCGTACGGAGGAGTCCGCGGGCCCCGACCGCACCCTCGTGGTCAGCACCCGCTTCGGCCTCGGCCACATGCTGCACGGGCCCGCCGCGCCCCTCCTGGGCCCCGGCTCCTTCGGGCACCCCGGCCGCGGCGGCTGCCTGGCCTTCGCCGACCCCGAGTCCGGCACCGCCTTCGGCTACGTCACCAACGGCATGCAGCAGAACGTGACGGCCGACCCGCGGGCCCAGGCGCTGGTACGGGGGCTGCGGGCAGCGCTGGAGGGCTGA
- a CDS encoding penicillin-binding transpeptidase domain-containing protein: MRREVRYGLIGGAVALVVGGVGGYTLLGGSGDGDQAQEVRAARDGKPGDAAPEVKSGPLSAEEVTGTAGKFLDAWRAGAADKAAALTDDAKAAAAGLAAYPKQTHFTDLKLTPGKAAGDKVAYTVAAQISYKNLKAPVSYGTSLTVKRDKETGEPRIAWAPSILHPKLGKGDVLRTGEAEAPPIKAVDRNGAELTKEAHPALAGVLDSLRDKYGKKTDGKPGVELSVHRARGDKATQQPDETLKVLSKGTPGTLKTTLDAKVQAAAEKAVKGKPKASAVALKPSTGEILAIANSPEKGFNTATQGSLAPGSTMKIVTASMLIDKGLTAPDKPHPCEKFVTVGGWKFQNLNKTEIKDGTFAQSFAASCNNAFISMAPKLADDDLTKQARDVFGIGLNWQTGIPTFDGAVPVQSDAQMAASLIGQGGVRMNPLTVASVAATVQNGGFHQPYIVAPSLDGRALAKAPRAMKPDTASAVKSLMKLTATSGTAAEAMSGLSGDIGAKTGSAEVDGQEKPNAWFTAYRGDVAAAAVVPASGHGGSNAGPVVRSILSAG, encoded by the coding sequence ATGCGCCGTGAGGTGAGGTACGGGCTGATCGGCGGGGCGGTGGCCCTGGTCGTGGGCGGCGTCGGCGGCTACACGCTGCTCGGCGGGTCCGGCGACGGCGATCAGGCCCAGGAGGTCCGCGCGGCCCGGGACGGCAAGCCCGGTGACGCGGCGCCCGAGGTGAAGTCCGGCCCGCTGTCCGCCGAGGAAGTCACCGGCACCGCGGGGAAGTTCCTGGACGCCTGGCGGGCGGGCGCCGCCGACAAGGCCGCCGCTCTCACGGACGACGCCAAGGCGGCCGCCGCCGGCCTGGCCGCGTACCCGAAGCAGACCCACTTCACGGACCTGAAGCTCACCCCGGGCAAGGCCGCCGGCGACAAGGTCGCCTACACGGTCGCCGCGCAGATCTCGTACAAGAACCTGAAGGCTCCCGTCTCGTACGGCACCTCACTGACCGTCAAGCGCGACAAGGAGACCGGCGAGCCGCGGATCGCCTGGGCCCCGAGCATCCTGCACCCCAAGCTGGGCAAGGGCGACGTGCTGCGGACCGGCGAGGCCGAGGCGCCGCCCATCAAGGCCGTGGACCGCAACGGCGCCGAGCTGACCAAGGAGGCGCACCCGGCGCTGGCCGGGGTGCTGGACAGCCTGCGCGACAAGTACGGCAAGAAGACGGACGGCAAGCCCGGCGTGGAGCTGTCCGTCCACCGGGCCCGCGGTGACAAGGCGACGCAGCAGCCCGACGAGACGCTGAAGGTGCTCTCCAAGGGCACGCCGGGCACCCTGAAGACCACGCTGGACGCCAAGGTGCAGGCGGCGGCGGAGAAGGCGGTCAAGGGCAAGCCGAAGGCGTCCGCGGTGGCCCTCAAGCCGAGCACCGGCGAGATCCTGGCCATCGCCAACTCCCCGGAGAAGGGCTTCAACACGGCTACCCAGGGCTCACTGGCGCCCGGCTCGACGATGAAGATCGTGACGGCTTCGATGCTCATCGACAAGGGCCTGACGGCGCCGGACAAGCCGCACCCGTGCGAGAAGTTCGTGACGGTCGGCGGCTGGAAGTTCCAGAACCTGAACAAGACCGAGATCAAGGACGGCACCTTCGCGCAGAGCTTCGCCGCGTCCTGCAACAACGCCTTCATCTCCATGGCGCCCAAGCTCGCCGACGACGACCTGACGAAGCAGGCCAGGGACGTCTTCGGCATCGGCCTGAACTGGCAGACCGGCATCCCGACCTTCGACGGCGCGGTGCCGGTGCAGAGCGACGCGCAGATGGCCGCCTCGCTGATCGGGCAGGGCGGGGTGCGGATGAACCCGCTGACCGTCGCCTCCGTCGCCGCGACCGTGCAGAACGGCGGCTTCCACCAGCCGTACATCGTCGCGCCGTCGCTGGACGGCCGGGCGCTGGCCAAGGCCCCGCGCGCGATGAAGCCGGACACCGCGTCCGCGGTGAAGTCGCTGATGAAGCTGACCGCCACGTCCGGCACGGCGGCGGAGGCGATGTCCGGGCTCAGCGGCGACATCGGCGCGAAGACCGGCTCGGCCGAGGTCGACGGGCAGGAGAAGCCGAACGCCTGGTTCACCGCCTACCGCGGCGACGTCGCGGCGGCCGCCGTGGTCCCGGCCAGCGGCCACGGCGGCTCGAACGCCGGGCCGGTGGTCCGCTCGATCCTGTCGGCGGGCTGA
- a CDS encoding SDR family NAD(P)-dependent oxidoreductase: MRRFDGYRVLITGAGQGIGEATARRLATEGARVLVTDLDGERAERAAAAIRDSAEVRDSGGTAEALACDVADRTAVEAAVGHAVRRFGGLDVLVNNACRCTPDAPLFDGQRDEDWAGDLDVTLNGAYRCARAALPHLAAADGRGAIVSVGSVNGEQDFGNHAYSAAKAGLASLTRTLAGEAAGRGVRVNLIAPGTVDTPNWGDRPEALERAAAEYPLGRVGRPADIAAAVAFLASSDAAWITGVTLPVDGGILIANTSLSRALRGGPEAPR; encoded by the coding sequence ATGAGGCGATTCGACGGCTACCGCGTACTGATCACCGGCGCCGGCCAGGGCATCGGCGAGGCCACCGCCCGGCGGCTCGCCACCGAGGGCGCGCGGGTCCTGGTCACCGACCTGGACGGGGAACGGGCCGAGCGGGCGGCGGCCGCCATCCGGGACAGCGCCGAGGTACGCGACAGCGGCGGCACCGCCGAGGCGCTCGCCTGCGACGTCGCGGACCGCACCGCCGTCGAGGCGGCCGTCGGACACGCCGTACGGCGCTTCGGCGGCCTCGACGTGCTGGTCAACAACGCCTGCCGCTGCACCCCCGACGCCCCGCTCTTCGACGGCCAACGGGACGAGGACTGGGCCGGCGACCTGGACGTCACCCTCAACGGCGCGTACCGCTGCGCCCGCGCCGCCCTGCCCCACCTGGCCGCCGCGGACGGCCGCGGCGCGATCGTCAGCGTCGGCTCGGTCAACGGCGAGCAGGACTTCGGCAACCACGCCTACAGCGCCGCCAAGGCGGGCCTGGCCTCCCTCACCCGTACCCTCGCGGGCGAGGCGGCCGGGCGGGGCGTACGGGTCAACCTGATCGCGCCCGGCACGGTCGACACCCCCAACTGGGGCGACCGCCCCGAAGCGCTGGAGCGCGCAGCAGCCGAGTACCCCCTGGGCCGCGTCGGCCGCCCCGCCGACATCGCCGCCGCCGTCGCCTTCCTGGCCTCCTCCGACGCAGCCTGGATCACCGGCGTCACGCTCCCGGTGGACGGCGGCATCCTGATCGCCAACACGTCCCTGAGCCGGGCGCTGCGCGGCGGCCCGGAAGCGCCCCGCTAG
- a CDS encoding energy-coupling factor ABC transporter permease: MHVPDGFIDAPVSAATGVFAAAAVAVSLRGARRELGGPGPHAGPGAERTAPLAGLVAAFIFAVQMLNFPVAAGTSGHLLGGALAAILVGPYTGVLCVSVVLLMQAVLFADGGLTALGVNITDMAVVTTVVAYGIFRGLVKALPRGRRAVTAAAFVAAVVSVPAAAAAFTGLYALGGTTDVPIGTVFAAMTGVHVLIGIGEAAITALTVGAVLAVRPDLVYGARGLAKPLQLRTSPLAGPAARAGEREPEPAGAARPAARRSARRVWLAGVVVALVCAGGVSYYASASPDGLEKVAEDQGIDAKAEEHAAKDSPLADYSVKDIANPRISGGLAGVIGVGATLAVGTGVFVVVRRRRGAARDAAGADAAAVAGDAQASPRHSAESA, translated from the coding sequence ATGCACGTACCCGACGGATTCATCGACGCCCCCGTCTCGGCCGCCACCGGCGTCTTCGCCGCTGCCGCCGTGGCCGTCAGCCTGCGCGGCGCCCGCCGCGAACTGGGCGGCCCCGGACCGCACGCCGGACCCGGCGCCGAACGCACCGCGCCCCTCGCGGGACTGGTCGCCGCCTTCATCTTCGCCGTCCAGATGCTCAACTTCCCCGTCGCCGCCGGGACCAGCGGCCACCTGCTCGGCGGCGCGCTGGCCGCCATCCTCGTCGGCCCGTACACGGGCGTGCTCTGCGTCTCCGTCGTGCTGCTCATGCAGGCCGTGCTCTTCGCGGACGGCGGGCTGACCGCGCTCGGCGTCAACATCACCGACATGGCGGTGGTGACCACCGTCGTCGCGTACGGGATCTTCCGCGGCCTGGTGAAGGCGCTGCCGCGCGGCCGCCGCGCGGTGACGGCCGCCGCCTTCGTGGCCGCCGTGGTCTCCGTACCGGCCGCGGCCGCCGCCTTCACCGGGCTGTACGCGCTGGGCGGCACCACCGACGTACCGATCGGCACCGTCTTCGCGGCGATGACCGGCGTACACGTCCTCATCGGCATCGGCGAGGCCGCCATCACCGCACTCACCGTCGGTGCGGTCCTCGCCGTGCGCCCCGACCTCGTGTACGGGGCGCGCGGGCTGGCCAAGCCGCTCCAACTGCGGACTTCCCCCTTGGCCGGACCCGCGGCGAGAGCGGGGGAGCGGGAGCCGGAACCGGCGGGGGCGGCCCGGCCCGCCGCCCGGCGCTCGGCCCGCCGCGTCTGGCTCGCGGGCGTCGTTGTCGCGCTCGTCTGCGCGGGCGGCGTCAGCTACTACGCCTCCGCCAGCCCGGACGGCCTGGAGAAGGTCGCCGAGGACCAGGGCATCGACGCCAAGGCCGAGGAACACGCCGCGAAGGACTCGCCGCTGGCCGACTACAGCGTCAAGGACATCGCGAACCCCAGGATCTCCGGCGGGCTCGCCGGAGTGATCGGGGTGGGGGCGACGCTCGCCGTCGGCACCGGTGTCTTCGTCGTCGTACGGCGGCGTCGCGGCGCGGCCCGGGACGCCGCCGGGGCGGATGCCGCTGCCGTCGCCGGGGACGCCCAGGCGTCCCCGCGGCACAGCGCGGAATCGGCCTGA